CGCTGCGTCCTCCCATCTTGCAGTGGACGACGATTTCGCGGCTGGAGTCGAGTTCGCTCACTCGATTCGGCAGGTCGTTCAGCGGGATAAGATATCCGCCGAGGTTGCAGATCTGGTATTCGTGCGGCTCGCGCACGTCGAGAACGAAGACGTCGTCTTTGGCATCGAGACGGCGCTTCAGGTCTTCTACTTGGATTTCGGGAACTCCGCTAGCCACAGGCTTCTCCTCGCCGCGAATGCCGCAAAATTCATTGTAGTCGATCAACTTCGTGACCGTAGGATGAGTGCCGCAGACTGGGCAGTCGGGATTTTTGCGCAGCTTGAGCTCGCGGAACTTCATGCCCAGAGCATCGACGAGCAGCAAGCGGCCGATCAGGGGATCGCCGATGCCGAGAATCAGCTTGATGACCTCGGTGGCCTGCATCACACCGACCAGGCCGGGAAGAATGCCGAGTACTCCGCCTTCGGCGCAGGAAGGAACGAGGCCGGGCGGTGGCGGCTCGGGATAGAGGCAGCGGTAGCACGGACCATCTTCGGTGGCGAAGACGCTGGCCTGGCCCTCGAAGCGGAAGATGGAGCCGTAGACGTTCGGCTTGCCGCTGAGGACGCAGGCGTCGTTCACGAGATAACGCGTGGGGAAGTTGTCGGTGCCGTCGGCGATGATGTCGAATTCACGGAATAATTCCAGGGCGTTGGCGCTGCTCAATCGCGTATCGAACGTGCGGAGATTCAGAAACGGGTTGATGCCCTTGAGTTTATCGGCGGCGGAATCGAGTTTTTTGCGGCCTACGTCGGCGGTGGAATGAATGATCTGGCGTTGAAGATTGGTATAGTCCACCACATCGAAGTCCACCAGGCCGAGTGTGCCGACGCCCGCGGCAGCGAGGTATAGAGCCAGGGGCGATCCCAGGCCGCCGGTGCCGATGCACAGCACGCGCGCGGCTTTCAGCTTCTGCTGACCGTCCATGCCGACCTCGGGCATGATCAGATGGCGCGAGTAGCGCAGGATTTCGTCTTTGTTTAGGGTTACGGGAATTTCGGTGGTGGTAGTGGCCATAAGGTCCTCGGTTCGATTTTCGTTTGCGACGGCTGAGTTCAGCGGAGGGGTCTGACAGAAACCGAGATCCCTCGTTTCACTCAGGATGACAAGCTGAGTCGGGATGACAAGTACTCTGGGAAGTGGCGAGACAGCCCCCCGCGATGGAAGGGACGATAGAAATGTTATCGCCGTCGCTCAGGGCAGTCGCCTCTTTCTGCAGGTAGCGGATGTCTTCGTCGTTGACGTAGAGATTGACGAAGGCGCGAAGTTTGCCGTCTTCAGTGTAGAGGTGCTTGCGCAGATCGGGATGCTGCGCGACAAGGGCGTTCATCGCTTCGGCGACTGTAGTCCCTGAGACTTCCACGGCGGACTGCTTGCCTACATATTGCCGCAAGGGAGTAGGGATGTGAATTTTGCTCATAACTTACTGTAAGAGATGCGGCGGGGGCGCTGCAAGATTCACGGGGAACAGCGGGCGTCAGGCGTCGGGCATCAGCCGTCAGGGCCGTTCTAACATCCGAGAAGTAAATGTTAAGCCTGGCGCCCAACAGGCCTAAGGCCCGCGCCTGACAAGTCACTTATCCTGGACTCTGCGCCTACCTAGAATCTCTCGGGGGAGAACTCTGATGACAATATTTGATCCGGCACGTGGTCGAGTGATTGATGGAGGTGGAGGCAGCGGGAACGTGCTTCGGCTGGTGGGGTTGGGGATTGCGGCATTCCTTGTGGTGATTCTGCTGTTCAGCGCGGTGACTCGAGTGGGAACCGGCCGAGTCGGCGTGCTCACGCTGTTCGGCAAAGTCACGGGCGAGACGCTGGGCGAGGGCATCCACCTGATCAATCCGCTCAAGACCAATAATGAAATGTCGATTCAGACCCAGACTATTAAGGAATCGGCGAACGTTCCATCGAGCGAAGGGCTGATGATGAGTCTGGATACTTCGCTTATTTATCACCTGAATCCAGATCGCGCGGGGGACGTCTTTCAACATATTGGCGGTGATTATGAAAACGTCGTGGTCGAACCGACTTTGCGCTCGGCCATCCGCGAGGCCACGGCTTCGCACAGCGCCAATGCCCTCTATACCGGTGAGCGCGAACTGGTGGGAAAACAAATTCAGGATAAAGTTACGGAGGAACTGGGGCAGCGCGGCATCACGGTGGAGAATGTTTTGCTGCGCGACATTCAGTTGCCTGCCACGTTGAAGGCGTCGATCGAAGCCAAGCAGCAGGCCGAGCAGGAAGCTCTGGCGATGAATTTCCGGCTGCAAAAGGAAACGCAGGAGGCGCAACGCAAGCGCATTGAAGCTGCGGGCGTGCGGGACTTTCAGCAGATCGTCGCGCAGGGGATTACGCCATCGCTGCTGGAGTGGAAGGGGATCGAGGCTACGGAAAATCTGTCGAAGAGTCCGAACACGAAAGTGGTGGTGATCGGGAATAGCAAGAATGGGCTGCCGCTGATTCTGGGGCAGTAAGAGCGGTGTTGCGGGTATTAGCTCATGTGGGGACAGCCGCCTTTGGCTGTCCGTCGCACGAAGGGCGACGGGGTTCTGGTCGCGCTGCTACCATGAAGTTGTGGCGGCGTTGCTCGAAGTCCGCAAATTAAACGTAGAATTTCCCTCCCAGCAAGCCCCCGCCGCCCTGCGGGCGGCCGGACAGCCGGGGGCGGCTGTCCCCACACAAACTCTTTCAATTCCTACCCGAAGTCTTTCTGCGGTTCGCGATCTTTCGTTTTCGATCGCGCCCGGCGAAGTTCTTGGACTGGTGGGCGAGTCTGGCTCTGGAAAATCGATTACCTCTTTGGCCATTATGCGGCTGTTGCCGGCGCAGGCGCGAGTGTCCGGAGAGATTCTAGTCGTCGATAATGGGGGAGCTCCGCGTAATCTGGCCCCGCTGTCGGACGACGAGATGCGGCAAATGCGAGGATCGCGCATGGCCATGATTTTTCAGGAACCGATGACGGCGCTCAATCCGGTCATGCGCGTCGGAGATCAGATAGCCGAGGCAGTGGTCGCGCACAATCGCATTTCGAAAAACGAAGCGTGGCAGCGCGCAGTCGACGCCATGAACAATGTCGCAATTCCGGACGCGGCGCGGCGAGCGCGCGATTATCCGCATCAGCTTTCGGGCGGGATGCGGCAGCGGATAATGATCGCGATGGCCATCGTCAACCGGCCGCAGTTGCTGATTGCCGACGAGCCGACGACGGCGCTCGACGTTACGATTCAAGCGCAGATTCTCGATCTGCTGGCGGAGTTGCGTACGCGGTTCGGGCTGGCGATGCTTTTCATTTCCCACGATCTGGCGGTGGTTTCGCAGGTGGCGGATCGAGTGGCTGTTATGTATGCCGGAAGCCTGGTGGAAATGGGCGCGAGGCGAGACATATTTCAGGCTCCGGCGCATCCTTATACGCGCGGTTTGCTGCACGCGGTGCCGGATCTGAAGACGGATCGCGGGCGGCCGTTACAGACGATTGAGGGGACGGTTCCGGCGCTGCACGCGATGCCTGCGGGTTGCGCCTTCGAGCCGCGCTGCGAATTTCGGATACCTGAATGTGCGCGCGAATTTCCGCCGCTGGTTGAAGTTGCCGCAGGACACTGGGCGCGCTGCCCGGTGGTGAATGCGGTGGCGAGGTAGCGATTGCCCAACTCGGTTCCGGTGCAGTTCGGCTTACGCGGCAGGCCGGTCGAGCCTGAGATCCTTCGCTCCGCCTGAAAAACGGCTACGCTCAGGATGACATCGCAGTCTATAATCGGCAGTTTGTCCGGTGATTCGTGCGCATACTGCTGCTCAGCGATATTCACGCCAATCTCGAAGCTCTCGACGCGACTCTCGACGCCGCTCCGCCGTTCGACGCTGCGGTGAACCTGGGTGACATTGTGGGCTACGGAGCCAGTCCGAACGAGGTGACCGACCGTTGCCGCGATCTCGGGAAAATCTTTGTGCGCGGGAACCATGACAAGGCGGCCACGGGCGTGATGGATCTTGAGGATTTCAATCCGATGGCTGCGACGGCCGCCATTTGGACCCGCAATCAGTTGACTCCGGAGAATCTGGATTGGCTGCGCGCCCTGCCACAGGGACCAATTTCCCTGCCGGATTTTCCCCAGGTGCAACTGGTCCACGGCTCGCCGAACGATGAGGACGAATATGTGGTTTCGCTGGGCGATGCGCTGGCGCCATTGATTACGCTGACCATTCCATTGACTTTTTTTGGCCATACTCATCTGCAAGGCGGATTCTTTGCCAATGGCTCTTCTGCCGACGGCTTTCGTCCGGAATATCGCACGGTCGGCCAAGCCGAAGAGGTAGCGCTGCAACTGAAACCGGCGACGCGCTATATGGTCAATCCTGGTTCGGTGGGACAGCCGCGCGACGGGGATTGGCGCGCGGCGTTCGCGCTGTTCGACTCGGAGGCGCAGGTGGTCCACTTTCATCGGACTCCCTATAACCTGAAGGCGGCGCAGGATCGCATTTTCGAGGCGAAGCTGCCCCCGCGACTGGCCACGCGGCTGGCGGCTGGACGCTGAACGCGTTCGGCATTCGCGGCAAGCGGCGTTGTAAACTCGGGGCATGACCTCTTTTTCTCCTCGCACTTTTCATCCTCGCAGCGGTGGAACGAAACATCTTTTCGAGTCCCGAGAAAATCCTCCAGATCGTTATTTGATCGCGCATAGCGATGGCGGGGCGCGCGGCAATCCTGGACCGGCAGGTTATGGAGTCGTGGTGCAGGATGAGTCCGGACGAAGAGTCGCCGCGTTGAGCGAATATCTTGGGCATCAGACCAACAACTTTGCGGAATATCAGGGGCTGATAGCGGCGCTCGAGTATGCGGTGGAACATGGGCCGAAGGCGCTGAAGCTGATCAGCGATTCGGAGTTGTTGGTGCGGCAGATCAAAGGCATCTACAAGGTGAAGAATGCGACTCTGCAAGAGTTGCATGGGCGCGCGAAGGAATTGATTGCGCAACTGGATTGGTTCTCGATTGGTCACGCGTTGCGGGAGCACAATCAGGAAGCCGACCGGTTGGCGAATGAAGCGATGGATAAGGGGATAGGGCGGGGTGGGACTCATGTGGCCGCGGCAGCGCGGCCTTCTGCGCCGACGCAGCAGGAATTCGACGGGATCGTGCGCGGGGGCAAGGTGGAGTTGTCGAATGGAACGCTGCCGGAGGGGACGCGAGTGCAGGTGCGGGTGAAGTCATAGGCACCTATCCACAGGTGAGCAGCGCCTGAAGGCGATCGGATGTGATCGCCTTACGGCACGCATGAATGCGTGCCCTGATACGAATCGCGCCGCGGTGGCTATTCCTTGGCGGCGGAGGTGTGGTCGTGGATGATCTTCCATCCGTTAGGAAATTTGCGGAAGGTGAGGGTGAACAGGCCATGGGGAGTCTTGCCGTCCGACCTGGTCAGATGCCAGGCACCGCGGACGAAAGCGGCGTCCGGGCCGAGCATTTCGATGCGCAGGTTCGAGAAATCAAGCGTTCCCATCTCGTGACCGGGGCTGGCGTAGGTGGCGCGATAACGATCGAGAGTTGCCTGCCACCCGGTGGTCTCCTTCGCGTCAGAGAAGAAGGTCAAGTCGGGGGAGTTCCAGTAGCCGGCCATGAAGGCGTCCAGATCGTGGTGGTTCCAGGCTTGCACCTGGGTGCGCAGGACAAGTTCGATGGCGGATTTTGGCTCTTCGAGATCCGTGGGTTTCGACGTTTGCGCGAACGCGCACTTAGCGAATGCGAATAAGACGATCAGGAAGCAAGCGATAGCGATCTTGCTCATGCGTTCTCCTAAAATAGCAATTACAAACCTGCACGCAAAAAATGGCGGCGCTGTTAACCGCTGCCGGCGCCGAGGGCGAGGACGCCCTCGGGACAGCCGGCGGGACGCCGGCGCTACTTGGGCGCGCTACTAGTGCGCTTCTTCGGTCGCCGGCGCTGCGTCGGGCGTGTCTAACTTCTGCGCGACTGTATGCGGCACGACCGGAGGCGGTTGAAACTCGCCAGGATCTTTTCCGGCCATGGCTGCTGTCATGAAATTCATCCAGATTGGCAGGGCTGCGTGAGCGCCCGTTTCTTTCGCGCCCAGGGATTTCTTCTCGTCGTAGCCGACCCAGACGCCGCAGGTCATAGTTGGGGAGAATCCTACGAACCAGGCGTCGGTGAAGTCGTTGGTTGTGCCCGTCTTGCCGGCTACCGGGAAAGGCAGCTTGGCGGCGGCGACGCCTGTGCCGTGGAGCACGACTTCACGCAGCATGGAAGTCATAATGCGGGCGGTGCGTTCGCTGATTACATCTTTCACGTCGGGAAAATCTTCTTCCAGCACGCGGCCTTCGTAGTCGGTGACGCGGGTGATGTAGCGCGGCGTGACGCGCACGCCGTCGTTGGGAAAGACGCTGTAGGCTGAGGTCTGCTCGATCAGCGCAATTTCGGCCGAGCCCAGCGCTACGGGCAGGTAGGGCGGAAGTTTGGCGGTGATGCCGAAGCGTCCGGCGTAGTCGATGACGGTCTTGATGCCGACTTTGTTGGCGAGCTTGAGCGCGGGAATATTGCGCGACTGAGCGAGCGCGCGGCGGAGAGTGATGATGCCTTCGAATTTTTCGTCGTAATTATGCGGCGAGTAGGGGCCGGATTGAGTGTCGAAGGTGATGGGCTCATCGAGAACGGTGTCGTCTGGACTTGCACCTTGGTCAATGACCGTGGTGTACACGTAGGGCTTGAATGATGAGCCGACCTGGCGCATGGCCTGGGTGACGCGATCGAATTTTGATTCGTTGAAATCGCGGCCGCCGACCATCGCCTTGATGCCGCCGGTCGCGTTGTCGATGGCTAATAGCGAGCCCTGGACGCCGGAATCCTGTTCGAGGCTGACGCGGGCAGCGCCGTTGGCGCCGAGCGCGAGAATGCGAACATAGCAGATGTCGCCGGTTGAGAGAATATTCGCCAACTTCTGCCGAGTCCAGGCGACGTCGGATTGGCCGAGGGCCGCGGTGTAGCGGCCAAATTTCAGGGTCGCGATGCCGGTGCCGGCCGAAGTCACGAGCGCGTGGACGTAGCCGTTGACCTCAGGTTCGTCCTCCCAATCGGGATGGAAATATTTGTCGAGAACGCCGCCTTCCGCAATCACGTTTTCGAGGTGACCCTTCCAGCCGTGACGGCGTTCGTAGGCGGCGAGGCCGTCGAGCACGGATTGATTTGCCGCTTTCTGCAAGTCCACATCGATAGTGGTGTAGACCTTGAGGCCGCCTTCGTGCACCTGGTCGGCTCCGTACTTGCTTTCCAGATAGCGGCGAATCTCCTCGACAAAATATGGGGCGAGGGAATTGGGGTCGTGGGCGAGATGGAGCACGAGGGGCGCGGAGCGGGCGTCGGCGGCCTGGGCGGCGGTGATCTTGCCATCTTCCAGCATGGCGTTGATCACCAGATTGCGGCGCTTCTGGGCGCGGTCGGGATGAGTGATGGGCGAATACACCGCGGGGCCTTTGGGTAAACCAGCGAGCAGTGCGGCTTCTTCCAGGGTCAATTGCTTGGCTGGTTTGCTGAAATAAAACTCCGACGCGGCCTCGAAGCCGTACACGCCGTGGCCGAGAAAAATCTGATTCGCGTAGAGCGTGAGGATCTGCGGCTTGGTGAAACGCCGCTCGATCTGGATAGCCAGCATTGCCTCCTGCACCTTGCGCTGCCAGCTGCGGTCGAATGACAGAAAAAGATTGCGGGCCAGTTGCATGGTGAGGGTTGAAGCGCCTTGCACTTTCCCGCCCGACTCGATGTCGCGATAAGCGGCGCCCACGATGCGCATGACATTGATACCGGAGTGGCGGTAGAAATCCTTGTCTTCGATGGAGACCAGGGCGTCGCGCAAGACGGGAGGGAAATCGTCGTAACTGGCGACGACGCGGCGTTGCAGCGCGAACGAGCCGATTACGCGGCCGTGATCGTCGTAGAGTTCGGTGATGGAGCTGGGACGGTAGGCTTCGAGGGCGTCCACCTGAGGCAGGTCGGTGGTGTAGACGAGGAGTAGTCCAGAGGTCGCGCCCACAAGTGCGGCGACGAGTACGAGCAATCCGAACAGCACCCGGCCGACGAGGGTGCGACCCGCGATTTCCACGGGTGGAAGTTGTTCGTAGAGAGACTTCATCGGGAGTCGAAGTCAGGATAGCACTTCGCGCTTGGGCCCGTCCGGAGCGGGTTCGGCGCTAAGTGAGGAAGAAGCGACAGTCGCCGCCCGGTTCGATCTTCGTCGGACAAGAAACTGCGCAAATGCGCCTCCATTTTCGTTCGTTCCATGGTTATCGCCGCGACAGAGTAAGTGCTGCATCCGCCCTTCGTAAGTTGAAAGTATGAGCGGCATGAGTCAAGGTCGGAGTGCGCACTCCCAAGTTAACTCAGCACTGTTGTGGACGGGAGTTGAAGCGGTCTAGCGGCTTCGTTCCCATGAAAACCCCGGAAAAAGGGGAGGGGAGAGCCTCGGCCCGAGAAGCTCAAATTTCGCATCGCGATCACGAAAGGATCGGCGTTTCTATGAACAGGCACCTTGCTATGTCAGTTGTTCTGCTGCTGGCGTCGCTGCCCAGCTTTGGCTCTCACTCACAACCCAGCGTTTCCCGTCAGATCAGGCTCAAACATCCGCACTGGTCCGATGGAGCCAGACGCAAGAGTCCCGCCCCGAAACCTATGGCTCACTCTTTGGGCCCGATCGGCCATCCGGCAGCACCATTGCCGCGGCCGGCTACAACGGGAAGGGCCGGCGCACAGGCGCATCCGGCGAAGGCCCGGAAATTCAGCAGCAATACGGCGGGCACGGCCGGACTGGTGAGCGGAATACAGATTCCACTGGGCGGCGAGGACGACGATTCCAATCAGGCGCTGCTGGGGGACTTCAACGGCGACGGGAAGAAGGATGTCGTTAAAATGACGTACGCGCAAGGCGAGGGAACGGTGTACTCGCTCTCGGTCGTGCTGAGCAATGGCGACGGTACGTTCCATGCACCACAGCTGACCGCGGCTCCCAACAATGTCGACGACCCGATCGTGGTGGGCGACGTGAACGGCGACGGGAAAGACGACATCATCATGGTTCACCCCGGCGGCGACTGCGCCAGCGCCGCTGCCCGCAAGAGTACTCCACCCACTTTCGGCTGCGGTTCGACGTTCGACGTGCTGCTGAGTAACGGCGACGGCACCTTCACGCTGGGAAG
The Candidatus Sulfotelmatobacter sp. DNA segment above includes these coding regions:
- the moeB gene encoding molybdopterin-synthase adenylyltransferase MoeB, translated to MATTTTEIPVTLNKDEILRYSRHLIMPEVGMDGQQKLKAARVLCIGTGGLGSPLALYLAAAGVGTLGLVDFDVVDYTNLQRQIIHSTADVGRKKLDSAADKLKGINPFLNLRTFDTRLSSANALELFREFDIIADGTDNFPTRYLVNDACVLSGKPNVYGSIFRFEGQASVFATEDGPCYRCLYPEPPPPGLVPSCAEGGVLGILPGLVGVMQATEVIKLILGIGDPLIGRLLLVDALGMKFRELKLRKNPDCPVCGTHPTVTKLIDYNEFCGIRGEEKPVASGVPEIQVEDLKRRLDAKDDVFVLDVREPHEYQICNLGGYLIPLNDLPNRVSELDSSREIVVHCKMGGRSAKAVAFLQQSGFTKVHNLAGGITAWSDRVDPKVPKY
- a CDS encoding ubiquitin-like small modifier protein 1; translation: MSKIHIPTPLRQYVGKQSAVEVSGTTVAEAMNALVAQHPDLRKHLYTEDGKLRAFVNLYVNDEDIRYLQKEATALSDGDNISIVPSIAGGCLATSQSTCHPDSACHPE
- a CDS encoding prohibitin family protein, coding for MTIFDPARGRVIDGGGGSGNVLRLVGLGIAAFLVVILLFSAVTRVGTGRVGVLTLFGKVTGETLGEGIHLINPLKTNNEMSIQTQTIKESANVPSSEGLMMSLDTSLIYHLNPDRAGDVFQHIGGDYENVVVEPTLRSAIREATASHSANALYTGERELVGKQIQDKVTEELGQRGITVENVLLRDIQLPATLKASIEAKQQAEQEALAMNFRLQKETQEAQRKRIEAAGVRDFQQIVAQGITPSLLEWKGIEATENLSKSPNTKVVVIGNSKNGLPLILGQ
- a CDS encoding ABC transporter ATP-binding protein → MAALLEVRKLNVEFPSQQAPAALRAAGQPGAAVPTQTLSIPTRSLSAVRDLSFSIAPGEVLGLVGESGSGKSITSLAIMRLLPAQARVSGEILVVDNGGAPRNLAPLSDDEMRQMRGSRMAMIFQEPMTALNPVMRVGDQIAEAVVAHNRISKNEAWQRAVDAMNNVAIPDAARRARDYPHQLSGGMRQRIMIAMAIVNRPQLLIADEPTTALDVTIQAQILDLLAELRTRFGLAMLFISHDLAVVSQVADRVAVMYAGSLVEMGARRDIFQAPAHPYTRGLLHAVPDLKTDRGRPLQTIEGTVPALHAMPAGCAFEPRCEFRIPECAREFPPLVEVAAGHWARCPVVNAVAR
- a CDS encoding metallophosphoesterase family protein; protein product: MRILLLSDIHANLEALDATLDAAPPFDAAVNLGDIVGYGASPNEVTDRCRDLGKIFVRGNHDKAATGVMDLEDFNPMAATAAIWTRNQLTPENLDWLRALPQGPISLPDFPQVQLVHGSPNDEDEYVVSLGDALAPLITLTIPLTFFGHTHLQGGFFANGSSADGFRPEYRTVGQAEEVALQLKPATRYMVNPGSVGQPRDGDWRAAFALFDSEAQVVHFHRTPYNLKAAQDRIFEAKLPPRLATRLAAGR
- a CDS encoding ribonuclease HI family protein gives rise to the protein MTSFSPRTFHPRSGGTKHLFESRENPPDRYLIAHSDGGARGNPGPAGYGVVVQDESGRRVAALSEYLGHQTNNFAEYQGLIAALEYAVEHGPKALKLISDSELLVRQIKGIYKVKNATLQELHGRAKELIAQLDWFSIGHALREHNQEADRLANEAMDKGIGRGGTHVAAAARPSAPTQQEFDGIVRGGKVELSNGTLPEGTRVQVRVKS
- a CDS encoding nuclear transport factor 2 family protein, with translation MSKIAIACFLIVLFAFAKCAFAQTSKPTDLEEPKSAIELVLRTQVQAWNHHDLDAFMAGYWNSPDLTFFSDAKETTGWQATLDRYRATYASPGHEMGTLDFSNLRIEMLGPDAAFVRGAWHLTRSDGKTPHGLFTLTFRKFPNGWKIIHDHTSAAKE
- a CDS encoding PBP1A family penicillin-binding protein; the protein is MKSLYEQLPPVEIAGRTLVGRVLFGLLVLVAALVGATSGLLLVYTTDLPQVDALEAYRPSSITELYDDHGRVIGSFALQRRVVASYDDFPPVLRDALVSIEDKDFYRHSGINVMRIVGAAYRDIESGGKVQGASTLTMQLARNLFLSFDRSWQRKVQEAMLAIQIERRFTKPQILTLYANQIFLGHGVYGFEAASEFYFSKPAKQLTLEEAALLAGLPKGPAVYSPITHPDRAQKRRNLVINAMLEDGKITAAQAADARSAPLVLHLAHDPNSLAPYFVEEIRRYLESKYGADQVHEGGLKVYTTIDVDLQKAANQSVLDGLAAYERRHGWKGHLENVIAEGGVLDKYFHPDWEDEPEVNGYVHALVTSAGTGIATLKFGRYTAALGQSDVAWTRQKLANILSTGDICYVRILALGANGAARVSLEQDSGVQGSLLAIDNATGGIKAMVGGRDFNESKFDRVTQAMRQVGSSFKPYVYTTVIDQGASPDDTVLDEPITFDTQSGPYSPHNYDEKFEGIITLRRALAQSRNIPALKLANKVGIKTVIDYAGRFGITAKLPPYLPVALGSAEIALIEQTSAYSVFPNDGVRVTPRYITRVTDYEGRVLEEDFPDVKDVISERTARIMTSMLREVVLHGTGVAAAKLPFPVAGKTGTTNDFTDAWFVGFSPTMTCGVWVGYDEKKSLGAKETGAHAALPIWMNFMTAAMAGKDPGEFQPPPVVPHTVAQKLDTPDAAPATEEAH